CATCTAGAACCTCAACCATGATAGGTTCTGTGTAACAAAAAGTTGGATTTGGGTTTTCTGTATGTTGTGCAACCACTGTGTACCAGCCCGGAGCAAGGTTTTTGCGGAATTGTCCCGAAGCACCTGAACCTGCATTACCTGTACCTGAGTAATCAGGAGTAGCTTTTATGCCTTGTCCGTCGTACCAGTAGAAAGTATATTTTACATCATTCTGATCTGTTTCTACTTTGATTTCACCATTGCTGGAGATACAGTCAGTCACATTGGTTAGAGTAGCAACAGAAATAACAGGTAGTGTTACACTTGTTGTAACATCCTCTGAGGCAGTTGTCTCACAGCCTGAAGTATTATCAGTAACCACGACAGAGTAAGTTCTGGCCAACAAGCCTGTTGCTGAAGAACCTACACTCTGCACAGTCGTGAAGTCATTGCCAATGTACCAGGTGAAAGTATAACCGTCGGTTACCTGAACGCCATTTTCGATTACGTAGGCATCCAAAATACCATCTGGAGATCCACAATTAGTAAAGTCTTGCGTTTTAACGATTTCTACTACAGGAGCATCTGTTGTTGTAGTAATTACAATTTCTTCAACAGCGGAGACACAAGAGTTAGTTTGAGATGCTGCTACTACCTGATAAGTACCAGAAGCTAAAGTAGCAATTCTGTTTCCTGTATAAATGGTGTCATTGAAGTTGTTCGCTTGAAACCAGTAGAAGTCAAAGCCTGCAGTGATTTCTCCAGACTGAGCATCTGTTACACCTTCCACCAATACATTGTCTAGATAATAGAATTCATCGTCTGAGTTATTTCTAACTTCTGCTACTATTTTCATGGTGGTACCAGCACCAGATCCAGTTGCAGTGATGGTTCCAAAGTTTCCACTCTGAAGTCCATCTGTCAAGCTGGTTTTATTACCGTCGATTACAGAATAAACTCTTAAGTAGTCATTAGATCCTGCAGATGCACTTGATTTTAAATCAATGGAGAAATCAACTGATTGGTAACTGGAAATATCTATTTCGGCAGTCTCCCAAACCGCTTCTCCATCTGTATCCGCAAAGAATAGTTCAAAAGACAACCCGGTGTTAGACACTTCAAGGTTATCTGCATTGTTTGGTGTTTCTGTGAATGACCAAGCTGAAGTTCCATTATCTACTTCAGTGCCAGGAGTCAAATCATCGAAGGTCTCTTCATATACCACCTCGGAAGTTTCAGAAGTAGTACCGAAATAATACACTCTTGCATCTCCATTGTTAGGTTTTGTAGGGTCACATTTAGCATTATGACTAATGATTTCGTGCTGAATATCAAAAGTCTGAGAAGTAACAGCTACAAAATCAATATTGTTATTGTCCTCACATTCAGTCAGTGGTCTAAAGAAGCTTGCTACTGGCACATCCTGAGTTCCATCATCGTTGACAGATACATAAAGGTCAAAATCTCCGCCCGTTCCTTCTACTTCTGCAGTAATGGTCATTGACTCTCCAATGTCGAATCCAGAAATACTGGTCACTACTGTGTTCAATTTAGTTGAGCTGGCATCATTAGGAGCTCCTTCGTAAAATGTAATAGGCAGGTTACCAGCTAGTACTACATCTCCTGCATTTTGAATCGTAACACTTACATTAAAGTTTACCTCAGGACAAGCCGCGCTTCCTACATTGGTGATACTCACCAGTTCGATATCTGGACTTACAAAAGAAGGACAACCGGTTTCGTCCAAATAAGGAGATTGACCTAAGAAGTTATTCAGAGGTCTGTTTTCTGGGTTGGTGCTACCTTCACAGGATTGGAAGATTTTTGTCATATCCTGTTGTGTGATAGGAATGGTCAGGTCATCATTGACGTTGACATTGAAGTAAGCATGCTGGTTCCATACTGCACGAGAAGGCTGCCAGTTTTCACCATTGGATTCATAAACTCGAATCTGACCATACTTTCCATTTTCGTAAGGAGAGACGGGTGTGTTGTTATCAGTAGAACAGGCCACACAAATTTCAGTTTGACCATCACCATCCACGTCAGCAACTAAAGGGTACTCTTCAAAGGTCTGTGACGTACAGCTAATGGTTTTCAAGGAGGTTTTAGAAGAACCATCTATGATATGGATGTAGTCTTCTCCTCTATAAACGATCTCATGTGCACCATCTCCGTCAAAATCGAAAACAGTACTACCAGAGAATCCTGAAGTACCTTCATTTACATCTTTGATCCAAAACTCCTGCATGTTTTCATCCAGGGCATATATTCGTTGTTTGGAGTTAAATGTACAGTTAAGTGATCCATCACCATCAATGTCAGCTATGTTGATACGACCCGTTGCATGATCATGATTTTCGGGAAGGTTGTAGGTAAGTACTCCGTTATTTGTGACATCCCAGAAAAATACAGTAGTCCAAAGGTTGCCACTTACAAACTGACCACCACTGAAGATTACATCTACATTGCCGTCAAGATTGTAATCTGTAACCGAAGAAGAGTTAAAGTTCCAGTCATTGTATTTAATGGCATATTGTCCATCTGCTGGAAGGATGTCGTTGATGTCTCTTTCTAGCGTGCGTGTGGCCGTAGCTATATTTACACTGTAGATTTTTCCGCCCGCTACGATTTCCAGGCCTTGACAGTTGGTACAAGCGCCATCAGGAAGTGCATCAATAGCTACAGTACCATGAGGTACCTCAGTTCTAAAATCACCTGTGCCCGCAATAATTACTGCACCTGTATGTGCATTTCTAATTTCGTTTCCATGAAGTAATTCAACCACACCGTCACCATCAAAATCTGCAAGAGATATCAATCCTACTTTATCTCCTGTATTTGAAGTGGTTGCCCACATTTGGTTAAGCTCACAGTCATACATGGCCAAATTGCCATTCTTAAATCCTCTAACGAATATTTCTCCACAATCGTCATCGCGGAGGTTAGCTATAGCTACAGTATGCGCAATATCAAATCCTACATTCCTTGGACCTTCTTGGGTAGAACCAGTCGCACCATCCAAAATGGTAAGTGTATTGTTCTCGCGGTTGGTTACTACTACTTCAGGAGTACCATCACCATCAATATCACCTACTGCAGGGTTTGCAGTATTAAACGCTGTTTCATCATCTGAGCCCCATTGGAGTCTCACATCGAAGGTCGGGTTGGAAGTAGCCTCACTTTCACAATTGATGGCGTTACCAAAATAAAACTCCAGACACTGCGCATCCCCAGAACAATCACCATCGTAACAGTCGATGAAACCGTCATTGTCATTGTCTATACCATCGTCACAAATTTCTTGTGCCGAAGCTATCAGGGAGATACACAGGAGTGGAAGGATAAAGATTATCTTTCTATAGCTATTCATAGGATTGAAAAAAAAGTTCTACTTTTTATGCGTATTAAGGTTAAAAGGTAACCCGGCCCAATTTGATCTAATTCTACTAGAGAATCCCCATTATATGTATAATGTATACTATTCACATGGCTAAAATAAGCATTGTGTACTATTTTGATATGAAATATGACAAATAGAAGTTGCTTTTTCGATGAATTTACGGTATTTACGTACCAATTAGGGGATATGCGTAATGAACAAAATAAGTAGTTTATTTTGCCATAAAAATAGCTCCTCCACTCTCATTTTGGCTGTCCGAACAGTTCATGATATAGTAGTATGTGCCATTGGGCAGTTCTCCGCCACCTACTTTCGTACCATCCCAAACGCAATCGTTCAGACTCGTGTCTGGAGAGAATTTGATGTCGCGAATTTTACGTCCTTTGGCGTCAAAAATAGTAACTGTACAGTCTGTTCCACTCACATTGGAGATTTGCCAGCAGTCGTTGATTCCGTCTCCATTAGGAGTGAAACTCTTGTCTGCTTTTACGCCAGGTATGACTAAAGTCACTGAGTCTCTGGTATAGCAACCTAAGATGTCTATACCTTCTACCGCTACTAAAGTCCGTGCGTTTCTTGGGGTTACAGTTACATCATTGGCAAGTGGATTGTCAATCAACTCTGCAGGTATCCATCCTGGATCGATTGCGTCAGTAGACAATCCAACACTGAATTGATCATCATTTAGGTTGATTATTTTACCCAAATCTGGATCAGTTTCTATGGTGTTAGAACCTGTAGGAGTGATACTAACCCCGCCTGATGTGTAATTAGATACCATCACAGGGTTGGCATCAAATGAGCATTCTAGATCATCTACCAGGCCAACAGTTACTTCAGATTCTGTACTAACTTGTACTGAAGGATTTGACCCGAGTACTGTTCCTCCAATGGTTCTCCATTCATAAGATTGATAGTCGCCTTCTACTCTAATGATCAGGCTGTTCTCCTCACACTTCTCAAAGTTGGAAGGATCTGAATTGTTGGATATAATTAAATCCAGAGCAGTCCCGCTAGGGGTGGCTGTAATGTCAATGGTTTGGGTTACGGGTGTGTAAGTACAGTTTTCTACTCCGTCATAGCTGGCCGTCACTGACACGTCATATGTCCCACTGGCACTGTGTGCATAGCTGATGGCTTGCCCTATCTGTGTAGCGCTTCCATCCGCAAAATCCCAGGTGTAAATGATGTCAAATCCGCCTTCTGCAGTAGCATTAGCTGAATAGTCTATTTCTGCTCCTTCACAAAGCGTATTTGTGGAAGTAGTAATTGTAGGAGTAGGAGGTGTGACGGTTTCTAAAGTAAGCGCATCGCTGGTATAGCTACATCCGCTTCCTGATATAGTCACGGAATAGTTACCTGCAACTGACGCTAACAATTCGTCTGGATTGGTTTCTGGAGTACTGAAACTTGCTCCATCCAATTTCCAATCATAGGTGTAACCTGGAAATGAAGTGGTGGATAATGCGAGTGTAGTTCCATCACAAAAAAGGTTGGGTAATGGATTCTTAACTGATACTGTAGGCAAGGCTACCACGGACAGCGATACAGGATCTGAGGTTTTACCACACCCAGAGCTACTTGATATAGTAGTCAATTGATATTCGCCAGAGCTGTTGATATTAATGTCAGCCACCACAATTCCCGTTTGGGTACTAGCAGATAATTCAAAACCATTAGGGCCAGTCAGGATGAATTCCGAGCTGGGGTCTGCTGTGATGTTTACTGCTACTGTAGCGCCTTTACAATAAGGTGAAGTCCCTACAAATGAGAAAGAAGGCTTTGCATAAGTCCCAGCGACTGCATTTACCGTGGTAGCGTCAGAAGGAGTGCTACACCCATCGCCTATTTCGACCGTATAGTTGCCTGGTGCTGCATCACTGACTGTCAAGGTGGAGCCAGTTTCACCAGCTAACACGCCTCCATTTCTTTTCCAAACCAAAGGCAGGCCTGTTTTGGACGCTTCTAAAATCACAGATTCACCAGTACACAATTCGG
This is a stretch of genomic DNA from Reichenbachiella ulvae. It encodes these proteins:
- a CDS encoding FG-GAP-like repeat-containing protein, whose amino-acid sequence is MLRHIIYNSKSLTLLVAIIMSHSLLAQTPYINSVSPGSAAAGEKVSIIGSNLPTTNVAVFFGGAIATDINATASLIETTVPYGATFDHVSVIDTSTGLIAYSSEKFIPTFDGTSQSSSSLSTSLGALRTFESGANQSQDLCTCDLDQDGDMDVMISNAGSSLVTVFTNTSSGTGSANASFSISTLSTVQPLSNITCGDMDGDGYPEIASTENTNDATSFLYVFKNNTGVSGAADNIVFAEEISLEVSTESHKPNRVALNDLDLDGKPELVTIADNENIIYYFENNSTVGTISFGSVQTINATENSGTAGLGGLDVSDLNNDGFPEIIVSNQSNQGFYVIQNNSAPNSISFATPQYFETQSNIRALKTGDLDNDGFKDIVLTNGDISIDLTEIAKNTTTGVGNSISFGTTVLIQNIERTWGLDLGDVDGDGDLDIAIGSIGGATNFYVLLNPGDGSLNNFDLATVAIQENSRNIKIADFDNDGRADFAFTHKSSADVSGQLGIKFNEICYTPEITALSSTELCTGESVILEASKTGLPLVWKRNGGVLAGETGSTLTVSDAAPGNYTVEIGDGCSTPSDATTVNAVAGTYAKPSFSFVGTSPYCKGATVAVNITADPSSEFILTGPNGFELSASTQTGIVVADININSSGEYQLTTISSSSGCGKTSDPVSLSVVALPTVSVKNPLPNLFCDGTTLALSTTSFPGYTYDWKLDGASFSTPETNPDELLASVAGNYSVTISGSGCSYTSDALTLETVTPPTPTITTSTNTLCEGAEIDYSANATAEGGFDIIYTWDFADGSATQIGQAISYAHSASGTYDVSVTASYDGVENCTYTPVTQTIDITATPSGTALDLIISNNSDPSNFEKCEENSLIIRVEGDYQSYEWRTIGGTVLGSNPSVQVSTESEVTVGLVDDLECSFDANPVMVSNYTSGGVSITPTGSNTIETDPDLGKIINLNDDQFSVGLSTDAIDPGWIPAELIDNPLANDVTVTPRNARTLVAVEGIDILGCYTRDSVTLVIPGVKADKSFTPNGDGINDCWQISNVSGTDCTVTIFDAKGRKIRDIKFSPDTSLNDCVWDGTKVGGGELPNGTYYYIMNCSDSQNESGGAIFMAK